One Nitrospira sp. genomic window, GACCGGGTGCTTGGGCTAGAAGTCGGCGCTGACGACTATCTGACCAAACCATTTAGTGTTCGAGAGTTGCTCGCACGCGTAAAGGCCCTTTTCCGGCGCTCTGAAGCATTCAGGGATAAGACGCAAGATCTTCAGAAAACAATCCGCGCGGAGGGCCTGTATATCGATGTTGAGAAACGAAAGGTCACAGTAGGAGGCAGCCCGCGGGATCTCACGGCCAAAGAGTTCGATTTACTCCTCCAGTTTGCTCTCCATCCTGGCCGGGTTTATACCCGTACTCAGCTTCTCGATGCGGTCTGGGGTTACGGTCACGACGGCTACGAACATACGGTGAATTCCCATATCAACCGATTGCGCGCCAAGATTGAAAAGGATTCCGCCAAGCCTGACTTTATTTTGACCGTGTGGGGCGTCGGGTACAAATTCTGTGAAATAGAAGCATCTCCCTTACAGGACTGACCATGTCGCGGTCACTTTACGGCAAACTCGCCCTTGTGTTGCTCTTCCTGTTTTGTGCGGTTGGGATTTTATACACCCTCCTAACGGTCTTTACGACACGCATGTATCAGCAGGAAGTGAATCAGAAGCTGAACCGCGCACTGGCCAGAAACATCGTTGCCGACCAGCTGCTAAGCAGCCAAGGGGAGGTGAGTCCCTATGCTCTGAAAGAACTATTTCACCTGCTCATGGTTGTCAATCCGAGCATTGAAATGTATTTGCTTAACGCAAATGGAGTGATAGTCAACTTCTCTGCTCCCGCTGAGAAGGTCAAGCGCTCGTCCGTGTCGTTGGAGCCAATACATCACTTCCTGAGCAAAGCGGACACATATCCTATTCTCGGTGACGATCCTCGTGATGTGACTCGGAAGAAGGTCTTTTCTGTCTCTGCGATACCCTTGCACGGACAGCCAACGGGATATTTGTACATTGTCCTTGGCGGAGAAGAATATGACTCCGTTGCCGACATGCTGCAA contains:
- a CDS encoding response regulator transcription factor is translated as MAKHILVVEDDLDIGRLLGMHLTDLAYVVEIAKTGVEGLQYVLSKRYDLIILDVMLPGIDGLEICRQIRSLPSYTPILMLTAKSSEIDRVLGLEVGADDYLTKPFSVRELLARVKALFRRSEAFRDKTQDLQKTIRAEGLYIDVEKRKVTVGGSPRDLTAKEFDLLLQFALHPGRVYTRTQLLDAVWGYGHDGYEHTVNSHINRLRAKIEKDSAKPDFILTVWGVGYKFCEIEASPLQD